The proteins below come from a single Acidobacteriota bacterium genomic window:
- the bshC gene encoding bacillithiol biosynthesis cysteine-adding enzyme BshC, protein MTAPSLVSTDSVCFFTHHQEFPGNSRLFLDYLNGSNQLAAFFPGFSSQTLSVHHLATLAPGIAAEHPERDTLVEVLLEQNRSWGATPHTFAQIDKLRNQRTVAIVGGQQAGLFGGPLLSVYKALTIIHLADQLTQAGTPAVPVFWIASEDHDFAEVNHTILFGRDGGLVKIPYQDSTVSQPPVGKRTIEPTIDQSWEALVGALPETDFTAGILTDLRDAYQTGVGWCDAFARWMTRLFSKYGLIVIDPRDARLKAATHQVFQAAIRNRQELASAIHRQSQALIETGYHAQVKTDVNQSLVFVELNETRTSLIQTPDGFQTKSASGDQHQFSTEELSAIFESDPLRITPNALLRPVVQDVLLPTVAQVVGPAELAYLAQSQPIYDHLKRTAPVRWPRSGMTLVERRHLKTLEKFQFSVIDVVNGEQTLMRRILTEVLDSSTAELFTETETLFNTQLDKLQTSLDRQDPTLAKALVQSREKILYQLNHLQNRFLNSRSQAEEATRRQIERAVAALYPDNAKQERELNLLPFLTRYGWDLIDRLHRELKVDPAHHQWLVV, encoded by the coding sequence GTGACAGCCCCATCCCTTGTTTCAACTGATTCTGTCTGTTTTTTCACTCATCACCAGGAATTCCCCGGAAATTCCCGGCTTTTTCTTGATTACTTGAATGGCTCTAACCAGCTTGCGGCATTCTTCCCTGGTTTTTCCTCGCAAACACTTTCCGTTCACCATCTGGCCACCCTGGCGCCAGGTATTGCGGCGGAGCATCCCGAACGTGACACCCTGGTCGAAGTTTTACTCGAACAAAACCGGAGCTGGGGTGCCACACCACACACCTTCGCTCAAATTGACAAATTGCGCAATCAACGCACGGTGGCAATCGTCGGCGGGCAGCAGGCCGGGTTGTTTGGGGGGCCGTTATTGAGTGTCTATAAAGCCTTGACGATAATTCATCTGGCTGACCAGCTCACACAGGCGGGAACACCAGCCGTCCCCGTTTTTTGGATTGCCAGTGAAGATCATGACTTTGCCGAGGTCAATCACACTATCTTGTTTGGTCGTGATGGCGGACTGGTGAAAATTCCATATCAGGATTCCACCGTGTCACAACCTCCGGTCGGAAAACGAACGATTGAACCCACCATTGATCAGTCCTGGGAAGCACTGGTCGGAGCGCTCCCAGAGACTGATTTTACGGCTGGAATTCTGACTGATTTGCGTGACGCATACCAAACAGGGGTTGGCTGGTGCGATGCGTTTGCCCGATGGATGACCCGGCTATTTTCAAAATATGGATTGATTGTCATTGACCCACGTGACGCTCGACTCAAAGCCGCAACCCATCAGGTGTTTCAAGCTGCAATCAGAAACCGTCAGGAATTAGCCAGTGCCATTCACCGCCAGAGTCAGGCCCTGATTGAAACTGGCTACCATGCGCAGGTGAAAACCGATGTAAATCAATCGCTTGTGTTTGTTGAACTTAACGAAACCCGAACATCTCTGATTCAAACGCCCGACGGATTCCAAACCAAAAGCGCCAGCGGCGACCAGCATCAGTTTTCGACTGAAGAACTCAGTGCAATTTTTGAATCTGACCCCTTGCGCATTACCCCAAATGCCCTGCTCCGGCCAGTTGTTCAAGACGTGCTGTTGCCAACCGTCGCCCAGGTCGTTGGACCGGCTGAACTGGCCTATCTGGCGCAATCCCAGCCAATTTATGATCATCTCAAGCGAACCGCGCCGGTTCGGTGGCCGCGTTCCGGAATGACGCTGGTTGAGCGGCGTCATCTGAAAACCCTTGAGAAATTTCAATTTTCTGTGATTGATGTGGTGAACGGCGAACAAACCTTGATGCGCCGGATCTTAACTGAAGTTCTGGATAGCAGCACGGCGGAGCTGTTTACCGAAACTGAAACCCTGTTCAATACCCAGCTTGATAAATTGCAGACTTCACTTGACCGGCAGGATCCAACGCTGGCCAAAGCACTGGTTCAAAGTCGGGAAAAGATCCTCTATCAACTCAATCATTTACAAAATCGGTTCTTGAACAGTCGGTCTCAAGCTGAAGAAGCAACCCGACGGCAAATCGAACGGGCCGTGGCTGCGCTCTATCCAGATAATGCCAAACAGGAACGTGAACTGAACCTGCTTCCGTTTCTGACCCGCTATGGCTGGGACCTGATTGACCGTCTCCATCGTGAACTGAAGGTTGATCCGGCCCACCATCAGTGGCTGGTGGTTTAA
- a CDS encoding glycosyltransferase family 2 protein, with amino-acid sequence MIDNFASQSDLTNGVSIVIPSFNGQHLLKRFLPSVIQAAEVYEQQSGAPTEIIIVDDGSQDETVNWLTRHFPNRVLCLPQTHNRGFSPTCNIGFAAARLPLIWLLNNDIEATPTALIWLVRHFQNPDVFAVGSRAYRLSPDLKPTTEIDGAGRVGELVRGFWKVYRSYDLLPEYNREINKPLFTMMASGGYVLFDATKLKRIGGFEELLAPFYWEDAELCYRAWKRGWQVLYEPESLVYHQSSATIPKHFEAKTVNVIATRNRMIMHWIHLHDPWMWVSHLGMTALLLVRDLISGGKYQDIQAFQQVWQMRKKIWNRRQEERQSAVRTDREILDLLKEVTQRQGVVTYKNAEEYAAFLEKANPAGDRGTG; translated from the coding sequence TTGATAGATAATTTTGCGTCACAATCCGATTTAACCAACGGGGTCAGTATTGTCATTCCCTCGTTTAACGGTCAGCACCTGTTAAAGCGGTTTCTTCCATCGGTCATTCAGGCAGCCGAAGTCTATGAACAACAGTCTGGAGCGCCAACCGAGATTATCATTGTGGATGATGGAAGTCAGGATGAAACGGTCAACTGGTTAACCCGTCACTTTCCAAACCGGGTTTTGTGCCTGCCGCAAACTCACAATCGTGGGTTCAGTCCAACGTGCAATATCGGATTTGCGGCGGCGCGATTGCCGCTGATCTGGTTGCTCAATAATGATATCGAAGCCACCCCAACTGCCCTTATCTGGCTGGTTCGCCATTTTCAAAACCCGGACGTTTTTGCAGTCGGAAGTCGGGCCTACCGTTTGAGTCCAGATCTGAAACCAACCACCGAAATTGACGGGGCAGGCCGGGTTGGCGAACTGGTTCGAGGATTTTGGAAAGTGTATCGCAGTTATGACCTGCTTCCAGAATATAACCGCGAGATCAACAAACCCCTCTTTACAATGATGGCCAGCGGGGGGTATGTCCTCTTTGATGCGACAAAACTGAAGCGTATTGGAGGGTTTGAGGAACTTCTGGCTCCATTCTACTGGGAAGATGCTGAGTTGTGTTATCGGGCCTGGAAGCGAGGCTGGCAGGTGCTCTATGAACCGGAAAGCCTGGTCTATCACCAGTCAAGTGCCACGATTCCAAAGCATTTCGAGGCCAAAACCGTCAATGTCATTGCGACGCGCAACCGGATGATCATGCATTGGATCCACCTGCATGATCCGTGGATGTGGGTTTCACATCTTGGAATGACAGCTTTGCTCCTTGTGCGCGATCTGATTTCAGGCGGCAAATATCAGGACATTCAGGCTTTTCAACAAGTCTGGCAGATGCGAAAGAAAATCTGGAACCGGCGGCAGGAAGAACGCCAGTCAGCCGTCCGAACTGATCGCGAAATCCTCGATCTTTTGAAAGAAGTAACTCAGCGTCAGGGAGTAGTGACCTATAAAAATGCCGAAGAGTATGCAGCTTTTCTGGAAAAGGCCAACCCGGCAGGGGACAGGGGGACAGGGTGA